The Mya arenaria isolate MELC-2E11 chromosome 16, ASM2691426v1 genome includes a window with the following:
- the LOC128222363 gene encoding uncharacterized protein LOC128222363, whose amino-acid sequence MAYFYQVPALVNLCSQYLQSIAREDNVCEILDLALQYDNVGLRQAACDYIDQNATIIIETDSFVHVSKLCLEYILKADTFHVDEKTILRRAIEWAKLYQGNDSLNMDEDIRFNITVKHFRNTIGNAFQYIRLGAMSFAEFSECAGSTLDAEEIKDILLFTNICSTDEFHQNRLPKKKILELKNGISSWTAHSFSRSSESMYKITVKKNLICEGIKFSKLSLSATWGNPGYGEPNLDFSVNITIEITRTGLNFSFKTAMQALSLHTIKFESPVNLKASKDPYTLVVKIEFQPNPLNITINANQAGVGSATVEHAEVEWNNQFSILHQIHFSNMSNRELKDKERKCGDERLI is encoded by the coding sequence TGAGATACTAGACCTTGCTTTGCAATATGACAACGTCGGTCTTAGACAGGCAGCTTGCGATTATATCGATCAAAATGCAACCATAATTATCGAAACAGATAGTTTTGTACATGTGTCCAAACTGTGTCTCGAGTACATTCTTAAAGCTGATACGTTTCACGTTGATGAAAAGACAATACTACGCCGGGCAATAGAATGGGCAAAACTTTATCAGGGCAATGATAGTCTAAACATGGATGAAGATATCAGATTCAACATAACCGTGAAACATTTTCGAAACACCATTGGGAATGCGTTTCAATACATCCGTCTAGGAGCTATGTCTTTTGCTGAATTTTCAGAATGTGCAGGAAGCACTTTGGATGCAGAGGAAATAAAGGACATTCtactttttacaaatatttgctCCACAGATGAGTTCCATCAAAATAGATTGCCGAAAAAGAAAATACTTGAACTCAAGAACGGTATATCTTCGTGGACCGCGCATTCATTCAGCAGATCATCTGAATCAATGTATAAGATAACTGTCAAGAAAAATCTTATCTGCGAAGGAATCAAATTTTCCAAACTATCTTTGTCAGCAACATGGGGTAATCCAGGTTATGGCGAGCCCAATCTTGATTTCTCTGTTAATATAACCATCGAAATCACTCGTACAGGACTAAATTTTAGCTTTAAAACAGCTATGCAAGCTTTATCCTTGCACACCATCAAATTCGAATCACCAGTTAACCTTAAAGCATCTAAAGATCCTTACACACTAGTTGTTAAAATAGAATTTCAACCGAATCCTCTCAACATTACAATCAATGCCAACCAGGCTGGCGTAGGATCAGCTACGGTAGAACACGCAGAGGTGGAGTGGAATAATCAGTTCTCCATTTTACAccaaattcatttttcaaacatgtctAACAGAGAATTGAAAGACAAGGAAAGAAAATGTGGTGATGAAAGATTGATATAG